One Campylobacter sp. RM16192 genomic region harbors:
- a CDS encoding flagellin N-terminal helical domain-containing protein: MRITNQLMKFNDTYNYQVNMKELYRLNTQISSGLKIQNSFENSSIYNDGMRLDYEVATLNQVQDATSKAGSFSLNTDKALKEFKEKLELFKTKLVQAGNEHHSKTSREALANDLQGIKNHLVNIANTSINGQFLFSGSAINTKPINGTTNQYFGNSQEIRVVGGSQVKLAYNMPGEELFLGRDGDYNKHISTNVMLTDQSVLNRHDNIKYLNEESKIRNMIGFNYVKDEKTLSDLDFGGPNAKSFQNTTFYLQGKKPDGTTFTSKFQMTADASIKDLMEKIGTEYGNTPNNRVVDVTINNEGQFNIKDLSKGNQVIDFHMIGVTRKLDNEQALTAANINTASNHFNPTNSLKDLEAMVNANPNDFVVTEFVKSNYNDINGNQTNAFDYDRVKFKNDGRHVVGTVSQIARKSGEFATDNTTLSEVVGTKNLYNGESGKYNIDGQSLQMSIKSKHGGKYTINLDFEADGNAKIRITGNDPAGNAVDYNSRVWDSFYNATTNQANGIQTASKNMTFKQLNDIISFTVNDNIPAVDDNFNAYKQAIKDAQGSVEVNMDHRGRIKITDKQNTNTPIEVAIFDRRNSDIFAGDSTGNTPATSQGVGSVFTFSANNALDIDVPSVDIFSDLDNMIEAVRLGQYRADSNGPDPRNSGIQGAIERIDHIFDHVNKLHTKVGALSNSLKDTNTRASILSVNVKTVKSEIVDADYGETYMHLMQKMMSYQAMLQSVAKVNQLTLLNYM, encoded by the coding sequence ATGCGTATTACCAATCAATTAATGAAATTTAACGATACATACAACTACCAAGTAAATATGAAGGAACTTTATAGGCTAAATACTCAAATTTCAAGCGGATTAAAGATACAAAATTCATTTGAGAATAGCAGTATTTATAATGACGGCATGAGGCTTGATTATGAGGTTGCAACGCTAAATCAAGTTCAAGACGCGACCTCTAAGGCCGGCAGTTTTTCTCTTAATACAGATAAAGCCTTAAAAGAATTTAAAGAAAAACTTGAATTATTTAAAACAAAGCTTGTCCAAGCCGGAAATGAACATCATTCAAAAACCTCAAGGGAGGCCTTGGCAAATGATCTGCAAGGCATAAAAAACCATCTTGTAAATATCGCAAACACATCTATAAATGGACAGTTTTTATTCTCTGGAAGCGCTATTAATACAAAGCCGATAAATGGCACTACAAATCAGTATTTTGGAAATTCTCAAGAGATAAGAGTAGTAGGAGGCTCACAGGTTAAGCTAGCTTATAATATGCCAGGAGAAGAGTTATTTTTAGGTAGAGATGGTGATTATAACAAGCATATAAGCACAAATGTAATGCTAACCGATCAAAGCGTTTTAAATAGACATGATAATATAAAATATCTTAATGAAGAGAGCAAAATCAGAAATATGATCGGATTTAACTATGTTAAGGATGAGAAAACTCTATCCGATTTGGATTTTGGCGGACCTAATGCAAAATCATTTCAGAATACGACATTTTATCTACAAGGCAAAAAGCCTGACGGAACAACTTTTACAAGTAAATTCCAAATGACAGCTGACGCTTCCATAAAAGATCTCATGGAAAAAATCGGAACCGAATACGGAAATACTCCAAATAATAGAGTTGTAGATGTCACGATAAATAACGAAGGGCAATTTAATATCAAAGATCTATCAAAAGGAAATCAGGTAATAGATTTTCATATGATAGGCGTTACAAGAAAATTAGATAACGAGCAAGCTCTGACCGCTGCCAATATCAATACAGCTTCTAATCATTTTAATCCTACTAATAGTCTTAAAGACTTAGAAGCTATGGTAAATGCAAATCCAAATGACTTTGTAGTAACGGAATTTGTTAAAAGCAATTACAATGATATAAATGGTAATCAAACCAATGCTTTTGATTATGATAGGGTGAAATTTAAAAATGACGGCAGGCATGTCGTAGGTACTGTTTCTCAGATCGCAAGAAAAAGTGGAGAATTTGCGACAGATAATACTACATTAAGTGAGGTTGTCGGAACTAAAAATTTATACAATGGCGAAAGCGGAAAATATAATATTGATGGACAATCTTTGCAGATGAGTATCAAGTCAAAGCATGGTGGAAAATATACGATTAATTTGGATTTTGAAGCTGATGGAAATGCGAAAATAAGAATTACCGGAAACGATCCTGCTGGAAATGCTGTTGATTATAATTCTAGAGTCTGGGATAGCTTTTATAATGCTACTACAAATCAAGCTAATGGTATCCAAACAGCATCTAAAAATATGACATTTAAACAATTAAATGATATTATCTCATTTACAGTTAATGATAATATTCCTGCAGTTGATGATAACTTTAATGCATATAAACAGGCCATTAAAGATGCTCAAGGTAGTGTAGAGGTAAATATGGATCATAGAGGAAGAATTAAGATAACTGATAAGCAAAATACAAATACTCCTATTGAGGTTGCTATTTTTGATAGAAGAAATTCGGATATTTTTGCCGGTGATAGCACCGGTAATACTCCGGCTACTTCTCAAGGAGTTGGCTCTGTTTTTACCTTTTCTGCGAACAACGCACTTGATATAGATGTGCCAAGCGTGGATATATTTAGCGATCTTGATAATATGATAGAGGCTGTAAGACTAGGACAGTATCGTGCCGATTCAAATGGACCAGATCCTAGAAATTCTGGCATCCAAGGCGCAATAGAGAGGATAGATCATATATTTGATCACGTAAATAAGCTACATACCAAGGTAGGTGCTCTTTCTAACTCATTAAAAGACACAAATACAAGAGCAAGCATACTATCGGTAAATGTTAAAACAGTAAAATCAGAGATAGTAGATGCCGACTATGGAGAGACTTATATGCATCTTATGCAAAAAATGATGTCATATCAAGCTATGTTGCAATCTGTTGCAAAGGTTAATCAGCTAACTCTATTAAACTATATGTAA